In the Sinomonas cyclohexanicum genome, ATGGTCTTCGTCACCGCCGGAGAGGGCGGCGGCACCGGCACGGGCGGGGCGCCGGTCGTGGCCCGCATCGCCCGCAGCCTCGGCGCGCTGACCATCGGAGTCGTGACCCGCCCCTTCACGTTCGAAGGCCGCCGGCGCGCCACGAGCGCCGAGAACGGCATCGAGGCGCTCCGCGACGAGGTCGACACGCTCATCGTCATCCCGAACGATCGCCTGCTCTCGATCAGCGACCGCAACGTCTCAGTCCTCGACGCGTTCCGCTCCGCCGACCAGGTCCTGCTCTCCGGTGTCCAGGGCATCACGGACCTCATCACGACCCCGGGCCTGATCAACCTCGACTTCGCGGACGTCAAGTCCGTCATGCAGGGTGCGGGCTCCGCGCTCATGGGCATCGGCTCGGCCCGCGGCGAGGACCGCGCGGTCAAGGCCGCAGAGCTCGCGATCGCGTCGCCGCTCCTCGAGGCATCGATCGACGGCGCGCACGGCGTGCTCCTGTCCATCCAGGGCGGCAGCGATCTGGGCCTCTTCGAGATCAACGAGGCCGCACGCCTTGTCCAGGAGGTCGCGCACCCGGAGGCGAACATCATCTTCGGTGCCGTCATCGACGATGCCCTCGGCGACGAGGCGCGCGTCACGGTCATCGCGGCAGGCTTCGACGATGTCCAGGCCACCTCGCCGTCGCTTGAGGACGTCAAGGCGGCCGCGGCCCCCGCGGCGTCGGCCGTCGCGTCCGCGGCCCCCGCCCCCTCCGCGGGCAACGGCATGCCGCCGGCGCCGTCCGCCGCGCCGCGCGTGTCCCAGCCGACGCACGCCCACGCTGGGCTGAGCCAGTGGAGCCAGGGCCGGACGAGCCTGCCGGCAGACGGTGGCTTCGACGTCGAGCTCCCCGCCGTGGTCGAGCCCGACCTGTCGGGCAACCGCAACGACGACCTCGACGTGCCCGACTTCCTCAAGTGAGCCTGGGCTTGACTGAGGCGCAGCGCGGCGACGGCATCTTCTGGTGGCGCCGGGACGTCCGTCCCGGCGTCACCGTCGCGTTCACTCAGACCGCCGCGGGGAATCTGGCGTTCCACGTCGGCGATGACGACGACGCCGTGCGGCGCCACCGCGCGCGCCTCGCCTCGGCTGCGGGCGTCCCTGCGTTCCAGTACATGAGCCAGGTCCACGGGCGCGACGCGGTGTGGGCGGGGGAGGACCCGGTGCCGACTGCCGACGCCCTCCTGTCCCGCGGCGCGCCGGTGGCCGTCATGGTCGCGGACTGTGTCCCGCTCGTGCTGGTGGGGGAGTTCGGCGATGGCGCCCCCGCCTTGGCCGCGGTCCATGCGGGCCGGCCTGGGCTCGCCTCCGGCGTCGTGGCCGAGGCCGTGTCCCGGCTGCGCGCTGCCGGCGCTGACGGGCTCGAGGCCTGGCTCGGCCCGAGCATCTGCGGGCAGTGCTACGAGGTGCCCTCGGCCATGCGGGACGAGGTGGACGCGCTGGTCCCCGGTACTGCCGCGACGACACGCTGGGGGACACCCGCACTCGACCTCCCCGCGGGCGTCCGTTCCCAGCTCGAGGCGGCCGGGGTCACGGTGCACCGCGACGCCGAGGCCTGCACGTTCGAGCACGGCGAGTTCTTCTCGCACCGCCGGGAGCCCGGCGTCGGCCGGATCGCGGGCCTGGTGTGGGCGCATGGCTGAGGCACCGGCCGAGCGGTCGCGCCGTGCCGAGCTCGCGGACAATCTCGCGAGGGTCAACGAGCGCATCACGGCGGCGTGCCGGGCCGCGGGCCGTACCGACCTGCCCCGGCTGATCGTCGTGACGAAGTTCCACCCTGCCTCGGACGTGCGGCTCCTCGCCGACCTCGGCGTGACGGACGTGGGCGAGAACCGGGACCAGGAGGCCTCAGGGAAGGCCGCCGAGCTCGAGGGGATCCCGCTGACCTGGCACTTCATCGGGCAGCTCCAGACCAACAAGGCCAAGAGCGTGGTCCGCTATGCCGACACGGTGCATTCGGTCGACCGCCCCGCCCTCGTGGCCGCCCTCGGGAAGGCCATGGAGAGCTCGGGACGCGACGATGACCTGAGGTGCCTCGTGCAGGTCAACCTCGATCCGAGGGCGACGACGTCGGGTCGCGGGGGCGCGCTCCCCGACGAGGTGCCTGCCCTCGCCGAACTCATCGAGGGAACCTCTCGCCTGGCTCTCGCGGGGGTCATGGCCGTGGCGCCTCTGGGCGGCGATCCGGCCGCGGCGTTTGCCCGGCTCGCCGCGGTGTCCGAGCGCGTGAGGGAGCGCTTTCCCGCGGCGACGATGGTTTCGGCGGGCATGAGCCAGGACCTCGAGGCCGCGGTGGCGGCGGGCGCGACACACCTGCGCATTGGCACTGATGTCCTCGGCCCGCGCCCGACCGTGCGGTAGCTTCAAACTGCCGGGACCTTCTGGGCCGAGCGACCCGGCGCTGCGTTTGCACCCGGATGGGCCCGAGGACAGGAGTCGAGCATGGCTGGTGCTCTGCGCAAGACGATGATCTACCTCGGTCTGGCGGACGGCGAGGAGCAGTTCGAGACCGAGGCCCCCCACGCACGGACGGAAGAGGAGCAGCCAGTGCACACTGAGCGCGAGGACCGCCGCACGGCTCTGGCCACCCGGGAGACGGCCCCTGCCGAGGTCGAGGAGTACCGTGCTCCGGTGACCCCCATCAAGCGAGCGGCCGCCGTGCGCAATGACGGCGGGCTGCGCCAGATCACCACCGTCCACCCGCGCTCGTACAACGACGCAAAGATCATCGGCGAGAGCTTCCGTGAGGGGATCCCGGTGATCATGAACGTGACCGACATGGGCGAGGCGGACGCGAAGCGGCTCGTGGACTTCTCCGCTGGGCTCGTCTTCGGCCTCCACGGAAGCATCGAGCGGGTCACGAACAAGGTATTCCTGCTCTCGCCGTCGAACATCGAGGTCCTCGGCGAGGACAAGAAGGCGGCCGACGGTCAGGCCACATTCTTCAACCAAAGCTGATTCACTGTCTTCATGGGCATTCTGTTCGCCATCCTGTACCTCGTCCTCGAGCTGTTCTTCATCTCACTCGTCGCCCGGCTCGTCTTCGACTGGGTGCAGTCCTTCGCACGCTCCTGGCGCCCCCGGGGCGCCGCACTCGTCGCCGCCAGTGCGGTGTACTCGGTGACGGACCCGCCCATGAAGCTGTCCCGGCGCTGGTTCAAGCCGCTCCGGCTCGGGGCAGTGAGCCTCGACATCGCCTTCATCGTCCTCGTCATCGTGGTCGTCATCGCAATGGCGATCGTTTCGGGGCTTGCCGGAAATGTCCGGTAGGTTCGTCCCAGCACGCTCGCTCCCAGCCCGCACGGGCGCACCGCCCGGAGTGCTGAGTGGAGCGGAGCGTAACAATTCAGATACGGTAGTCATGGTGGCGCAGGCTGCCTGACCGATTAGACCAATGAGGTGAGCAGATGGCTCTGACGCCAGAAGACGTTGTCAACAAGCGGTTCCAGCCGACAAAGTTCCGCGAAGGCTACGACCAGGATGAGGTCGACGACTTCCTTGACGAGATCGTCATCGAGCTCCGCCGCCTGAACCAGGAGAACGACGAGCTCCGCAAGAAGGTCGCCGAGCTCTCCGGCAAGCAGGGCGCCCCGCAGGCTGCCGAGAAGCCGGCTGCACAGGAGGTCCGCGAGGAGGCCAAGCCGCAGCCCGCGAAGGCCGCCGAGGTCCCCGCCCCGACGCAGGCCGCCCCGGTGGCGCCCGCTGCTGCCCAAGCACCGCAGGGTGCCGCCGGCCGGTCCTCGGCAGCGGAGTCTGCCGCCGGGCTGCTCGCCATGGCGCAGCAGATGCACGACAAGCACGTCCAGGACGGCATAGACCAGCGCGACAAGATCATCGCCGAGGCCCAGATCGAGGCCAGCAGCCTCGTCAACGAGGCACAGGAGAAGTCCCGCAAGACCCTCGGCGCCCTCGAGCAGCAGCGCTCGGTGCTCGAGCGCAAGGTCGAGCAGCTCCGCGGGTTCGAGCGCGATTACCGCTCGCGCCTCAAGAACTACATCGAGGGCCAGCTGCGCGACCTCGAGGCCCGCGGCTCCGTCGCCACGGCCGAGATCTCTGACAACGCCGAGGTCTGATCAGCCTCAGCCCGCAAGGCCGGCGCCCGCCACAGGCGGCCGCCGGCCTTGCGTTGCCATCGGAAAGAAGCATGGAAACAACCCCCCCACGCCCCGGCGACGGGACAGCGGCGGCGGCGCGTCGCCGTCGTGCTCCTTGCCCTCGTCGCGGCTATCGCGTACACCGCCGATCAGCTGACCAAGCTGTGGGTCACCAGCACCATGGTGGAGGGGGAGCGGATCCCGGTCCTGCCGCCGCTGCTGCAGTGGTACTACATCCGCAACTCGGGAGCGGCCTTCTCGATCGGTGAGGGGGTCACGTGGGTCTTCACGATCGTCATGACCGTGGTCTCGGTCGGGATCCTGGTCTATGCGCGGAAGGTGCGAGCGCTGTGGTGGGGGACAGCCCTGGGGCTCGTCCTGGGCGGCGCGCTCGGCAACCTCACCGACCGGCTCTTCCGTGAGCCGTCCTTCGGCATGGGCCACGTGGTCGACTTCATCTCGCTGCCCAACTTCGCGATCTTCAACGTCGCCGACTCGGCAGTCGTGTGCGGGGTCATCCTCGTGTGCCTCCTGACTCTCGTGGGACTCTCACCCGATGGGACGCGCCAGCGGCGGCAGGCCGGAGCGGCCGAGGAGACCCCGGGAGGGGAGGGGCCCGCTGGCGGAGGAGGCCCGGACGAAGATGGCCCGGAGGCCCGGTCATGACTGAACGACTCTCCGTCCCCGACGAACTCGCGGGGGCCCGCGCGGATGCCGTCCTCGCCGAGCTCCTGGCCGTCTCGCGCTCGGCCGCGGCAGCGCTCCTCGCCGGCGGCCATGTGCAGCTCAAGGGCAAGGCAGTGGCCAAATCGGCAAAGCTCGCGGCCGGGGACGAGCTCGTCCTCGAACGGCCCGAGACGCGTGACCCTCTGGAAGTGGTGGTTGAGAAGGTGGACGGACTCGAGATCCTCATCGACGACGAGGACTTCGTGGTCGTCGACAAGCCGGTGGGTGTGGCGGCGCACCCGTCGCCCGGATGGGTCGGTCCCACCGTGGTGGGCGGTCTCGCGGCCGCCGGCTTCCGGATCTCCACCTCGGGCGCCCCGGAGCGGGCCGGCATCGTGCACCGCCTCGATGTCGGGACCTCCGGCGCCATGGTCGTGGCCAAGACCGAGCATGCGTACACGGTGCTCAAGCAGGCGTTCAAGGACCGCACGGTCGAGAAGGTGTACCACGCGCTCGTGCAGGGCATCCCTGACCCCCTTGAAGGCACGATCGATGCGCCGATCGGACGCCACCCCGGCTACGACTGGCGGTTCGCGGTCGTCGAGGACGGACGTCCGTCCGTGACCCACTACGAGGTCATCGAGGCGTTCGGCCGCGCGAGCCTCGTCGAGGTCCACCTCGAGACCGGCCGCACCCACCAGATCCGGGTCCACTTCGCGGCGCTGCGCCACCCGTGCGCGGCTGACCTCACCTACGGCGCGGATCCGCGCCTCGCCGCCGATCTGGGACTCACCCGCCAGTGGCTCCACGCGCACCGGCTCGCGTTCGCCCACCCGCGCACTGGGGACCGTGTCGAGGCCGTGAGCCCGTACCCCGCGGATCTGGAGTACGCCCTCGAGGCGCTGCGCGAGGGCCGCGTCTGAAGCACCCCGGCGCGAGCCGGCCCTGCGCGCACGACGGCGAGTGGCCGCCGTCGTGCCTCACCGAACCTGGGGCGGCGCGCGCCTAGACTGGTGCGGTGACTTCCAGCGGTTCCTTCGTCCACCTCCACACCCACACCGAGTACTCGATGCTCGATGGCGCGGCGAAGCTCGGAGACCTGTTCGCGGAGGCGAACCGGCTGGAGATGCCGGCCCTGGCGATCACCGACCACGGGTACCTCTTCGGCGCCCACGACTTCTGGCGCAAGGCCACCGACGCGGGGATCAAGCCGATCATCGGCGTTGAGGCGTATGTCACCCCGGGCACGCACCGCACGGACAAGTCGCGCGTGCGCTGGGGCGACGAGTCCCAGCGCAGCGACGACATCTCGGGCGGCGGCGCCTACACGCACATGACGCTGCTGAGCTACAACAACACGGGCATGCGCAACCTGTTCCGCGCGTCGTCGCTCGCCTCGCTCGACTCGGTCTTCGGCAAGTGGCCGCGCATGGACCGCGAGCTGCTCAGCACCTATTCGGAGGGGCTCATCGCCACCACGGGCTGCCCCTCCGGTGAGGT is a window encoding:
- the ftsZ gene encoding cell division protein FtsZ, translated to MAAPQNYLAVIKVVGIGGGGVNAVNRMIEVGLRGVEFIAINTDAQALLMSDADVKLDVGRELTRGLGAGANPEVGRQAAEDHADEIEEVLRGADMVFVTAGEGGGTGTGGAPVVARIARSLGALTIGVVTRPFTFEGRRRATSAENGIEALRDEVDTLIVIPNDRLLSISDRNVSVLDAFRSADQVLLSGVQGITDLITTPGLINLDFADVKSVMQGAGSALMGIGSARGEDRAVKAAELAIASPLLEASIDGAHGVLLSIQGGSDLGLFEINEAARLVQEVAHPEANIIFGAVIDDALGDEARVTVIAAGFDDVQATSPSLEDVKAAAAPAASAVASAAPAPSAGNGMPPAPSAAPRVSQPTHAHAGLSQWSQGRTSLPADGGFDVELPAVVEPDLSGNRNDDLDVPDFLK
- a CDS encoding polyphenol oxidase family protein; the protein is MFWWRRDVRPGVTVAFTQTAAGNLAFHVGDDDDAVRRHRARLASAAGVPAFQYMSQVHGRDAVWAGEDPVPTADALLSRGAPVAVMVADCVPLVLVGEFGDGAPALAAVHAGRPGLASGVVAEAVSRLRAAGADGLEAWLGPSICGQCYEVPSAMRDEVDALVPGTAATTRWGTPALDLPAGVRSQLEAAGVTVHRDAEACTFEHGEFFSHRREPGVGRIAGLVWAHG
- a CDS encoding YggS family pyridoxal phosphate-dependent enzyme; the encoded protein is MAEAPAERSRRAELADNLARVNERITAACRAAGRTDLPRLIVVTKFHPASDVRLLADLGVTDVGENRDQEASGKAAELEGIPLTWHFIGQLQTNKAKSVVRYADTVHSVDRPALVAALGKAMESSGRDDDLRCLVQVNLDPRATTSGRGGALPDEVPALAELIEGTSRLALAGVMAVAPLGGDPAAAFARLAAVSERVRERFPAATMVSAGMSQDLEAAVAAGATHLRIGTDVLGPRPTVR
- a CDS encoding cell division protein SepF; translation: MAGALRKTMIYLGLADGEEQFETEAPHARTEEEQPVHTEREDRRTALATRETAPAEVEEYRAPVTPIKRAAAVRNDGGLRQITTVHPRSYNDAKIIGESFREGIPVIMNVTDMGEADAKRLVDFSAGLVFGLHGSIERVTNKVFLLSPSNIEVLGEDKKAADGQATFFNQS
- a CDS encoding YggT family protein; protein product: MGILFAILYLVLELFFISLVARLVFDWVQSFARSWRPRGAALVAASAVYSVTDPPMKLSRRWFKPLRLGAVSLDIAFIVLVIVVVIAMAIVSGLAGNVR
- a CDS encoding DivIVA domain-containing protein, whose product is MALTPEDVVNKRFQPTKFREGYDQDEVDDFLDEIVIELRRLNQENDELRKKVAELSGKQGAPQAAEKPAAQEVREEAKPQPAKAAEVPAPTQAAPVAPAAAQAPQGAAGRSSAAESAAGLLAMAQQMHDKHVQDGIDQRDKIIAEAQIEASSLVNEAQEKSRKTLGALEQQRSVLERKVEQLRGFERDYRSRLKNYIEGQLRDLEARGSVATAEISDNAEV
- the lspA gene encoding signal peptidase II, coding for MLLALVAAIAYTADQLTKLWVTSTMVEGERIPVLPPLLQWYYIRNSGAAFSIGEGVTWVFTIVMTVVSVGILVYARKVRALWWGTALGLVLGGALGNLTDRLFREPSFGMGHVVDFISLPNFAIFNVADSAVVCGVILVCLLTLVGLSPDGTRQRRQAGAAEETPGGEGPAGGGGPDEDGPEARS
- a CDS encoding RluA family pseudouridine synthase; amino-acid sequence: MTERLSVPDELAGARADAVLAELLAVSRSAAAALLAGGHVQLKGKAVAKSAKLAAGDELVLERPETRDPLEVVVEKVDGLEILIDDEDFVVVDKPVGVAAHPSPGWVGPTVVGGLAAAGFRISTSGAPERAGIVHRLDVGTSGAMVVAKTEHAYTVLKQAFKDRTVEKVYHALVQGIPDPLEGTIDAPIGRHPGYDWRFAVVEDGRPSVTHYEVIEAFGRASLVEVHLETGRTHQIRVHFAALRHPCAADLTYGADPRLAADLGLTRQWLHAHRLAFAHPRTGDRVEAVSPYPADLEYALEALREGRV